Proteins from one Mucilaginibacter jinjuensis genomic window:
- a CDS encoding DUF2165 family protein, which translates to MYTTPLLLRIAKFIAVATIGLMALLIVIGNTTDYFTNYVFVEHVLKMDTIFPNSHILYRSIHSIFIFHAAYIFIILMEAAMTFCCIKGSWLLFKNRNSSAVQFHASKNWAIAGIITGITIWFLGFEVIGGEWFAMWQSQTWNGLGSAERIVSFLVLVLLFCI; encoded by the coding sequence ATGTACACCACCCCGCTCTTGTTACGTATAGCCAAATTTATTGCCGTTGCCACCATTGGTTTAATGGCTTTATTGATTGTTATTGGCAATACCACAGATTATTTTACCAATTATGTTTTTGTAGAACATGTACTGAAGATGGATACCATATTTCCCAATAGCCATATCTTATACCGGAGCATACACAGCATATTCATTTTTCACGCAGCCTATATCTTCATTATTTTAATGGAAGCAGCCATGACTTTTTGCTGCATCAAAGGGAGCTGGTTACTTTTCAAAAACCGTAACAGCAGTGCTGTTCAGTTTCATGCTTCCAAAAACTGGGCAATAGCCGGCATTATTACCGGTATCACCATCTGGTTTCTGGGGTTTGAGGTTATAGGCGGCGAATGGTTTGCCATGTGGCAAAGCCAAACATGGAATGGCTTGGGCAGCGCCGAAAGGATTGTGAGCTTTTTGGTGTTAGTGTTGCTATTCTGCATCTAA
- a CDS encoding class I SAM-dependent methyltransferase, translated as MIELLKQYIPYPLIKAHRNVLRRWESRKLKGDKVLCPICNSRFEKFATYRPSGRKNTRCINCRSLPRHRLLYFYLQQRTNIFNRGQKLRVLHFAPEFQFYTLLAKQPDLEYTTCDLSPKSPDFREVKDIKKADITQLSFADNSFDVILCNHVLEHITDDRQAMRELYRVMAPGGWGIFMVPLIFRNEETYEDPSITKPSERRKAFGQYDHVRRYGRDYLDRLRSAGFEVTADRYAENFMEHDIQRFGFNPYDRIVLCKKQ; from the coding sequence ATGATCGAATTACTTAAGCAGTATATTCCATACCCGCTGATAAAAGCACACAGAAATGTTTTGAGGCGTTGGGAAAGCCGGAAGTTGAAAGGCGATAAAGTGCTTTGCCCTATCTGTAATTCACGGTTCGAAAAATTTGCCACATACCGGCCATCGGGCAGGAAAAACACACGCTGTATCAATTGCCGGTCGTTACCAAGACACCGGCTACTGTATTTTTATTTACAGCAACGCACCAATATTTTTAACCGCGGCCAAAAACTGCGGGTACTGCACTTTGCGCCGGAGTTTCAATTTTATACCCTGCTTGCAAAGCAACCCGATCTTGAATATACAACTTGCGATCTCTCTCCAAAATCGCCCGACTTCCGTGAAGTGAAGGATATAAAAAAGGCCGACATAACTCAACTCTCTTTCGCTGATAATAGTTTTGATGTGATATTATGTAACCATGTACTGGAACATATTACTGATGACAGGCAAGCCATGCGTGAATTGTACCGGGTAATGGCCCCGGGAGGATGGGGTATTTTTATGGTACCGCTAATATTCAGAAACGAAGAAACGTATGAAGATCCTTCGATCACCAAACCCTCAGAGCGCCGAAAAGCTTTTGGGCAATATGACCATGTACGACGATACGGTCGCGATTATTTAGATCGACTGCGTTCTGCCGGTTTTGAAGTAACTGCCGACCGTTACGCCGAGAACTTTATGGAACACGATATCCAACGCTTCGGATTTAATCCTTACGACCGTATTGTACTTTGTAAAAAGCAGTAA
- a CDS encoding dipeptidase, whose product MKFQENWSRRKFLAALAIGGAGSAILMDPLAAWALVDIDPRVAKIVADTIGIDTHNHIDVPLTAGDIPGPNIDLAGEMKKSGLSAICMTFALDYQKMQNPGDAYEKFKNGFAAIDLQLKNNGMKRSINLADLREAHKKHQPTVIQSIEGAHFLEGHLERVSEAYDKGLRHLGLLHDSDASVPLGDVYTNPAVFGGLTAFGADVVKECNRLGILIDLAHANQQTVAAALKITKHPVLISHTGLDTQLGQNPNMARMMKPRLISKEQAKIVADVGGVIGVWTHLSDTPLEYAQNVRALVDVVGIDHVCIGTDTKLTPSYRPAGAGGFGGPPPGGGQDKGPGGPSPGNGPVRPRVGERTNEAWADQKAGFYYAVVDAMLKTGFNADEIGKFGGGNFCRVFDAATAGH is encoded by the coding sequence ATGAAGTTTCAGGAAAATTGGTCGAGACGAAAATTTCTCGCGGCGCTTGCCATTGGAGGAGCTGGCTCAGCAATACTAATGGATCCGCTGGCAGCGTGGGCTTTAGTTGATATTGACCCACGGGTGGCTAAAATTGTTGCTGATACTATTGGTATCGATACACATAACCATATTGATGTACCGCTTACTGCGGGCGACATACCTGGCCCAAATATCGATCTGGCTGGCGAAATGAAAAAGTCGGGCCTATCCGCCATCTGCATGACCTTTGCACTAGACTATCAGAAAATGCAAAACCCCGGTGATGCTTACGAAAAGTTCAAAAACGGCTTTGCAGCCATTGATCTGCAGCTTAAAAATAACGGCATGAAGCGTTCGATCAATCTGGCAGATCTTCGCGAAGCTCATAAAAAACATCAGCCTACGGTTATCCAATCTATAGAAGGTGCACATTTCCTGGAAGGGCATTTAGAACGTGTTAGCGAAGCTTATGATAAAGGTTTGCGCCATCTAGGTTTACTGCACGATAGTGATGCATCTGTGCCCCTTGGCGATGTTTATACCAACCCTGCCGTGTTTGGCGGCTTAACAGCCTTTGGTGCCGATGTTGTGAAAGAATGTAACCGTTTAGGTATTCTCATCGACCTGGCGCATGCCAATCAGCAAACAGTAGCTGCTGCCTTAAAAATTACAAAACACCCGGTGCTGATTTCACACACCGGCCTCGATACCCAATTGGGGCAAAACCCCAACATGGCACGCATGATGAAGCCGAGACTAATCAGCAAAGAGCAAGCGAAAATAGTTGCCGATGTCGGTGGTGTAATTGGCGTTTGGACGCACTTGTCTGATACACCACTGGAGTATGCCCAAAATGTGCGTGCACTGGTTGATGTGGTAGGTATTGATCATGTTTGTATTGGTACCGATACCAAGTTAACACCGTCATATAGGCCTGCGGGTGCAGGCGGTTTCGGTGGCCCGCCTCCGGGTGGTGGTCAAGATAAAGGTCCGGGTGGCCCCTCTCCGGGTAATGGTCCTGTTCGCCCGAGAGTAGGTGAGCGTACCAATGAAGCATGGGCAGATCAGAAAGCCGGGTTCTATTACGCCGTGGTTGATGCCATGTTAAAAACCGGCTTTAATGCTGATGAAATTGGCAAGTTTGGTGGCGGTAATTTCTGCAGGGTGTTTGATGCGGCTACGGCAGGGCATTAA